The following are encoded in a window of Thunnus albacares chromosome 9, fThuAlb1.1, whole genome shotgun sequence genomic DNA:
- the cpt2 gene encoding carnitine O-palmitoyltransferase 2, mitochondrial has protein sequence MSKLLSMQRVASLRKPGALIHLRATALGIDKRNYSSKTDSSSEYLHRSVVPSMHYQKSLPRLPVPKLEDTIRRYLAAQRPLLDDEQFRTTEKLAEDFQNGVGKQLHEELVAQDKNNKHTSYISAPWFDMYLSARDSVVLNFNPFMSFNPDPKTEYNDQLVRATNMVCSAVRFMKTLRAGVLEPEVFHLNPAKSDTDGFKNLIRWVPSSLSWYGAYMVNAYPLDMSQYFRLFNSTRIPKRGRDELFTDEKGRHLLVMRKGNMYVFDIVDRDGNLVKPAEIQSHLKHILSDPTPAPAFPLGVLTSENRDVWAGLRDKLLAAGNAEDLRMVDSALFCLCLDDENMKDHIHISHNMLHGDGCNRWYDKSFSIILAKDGQAAINFEHSWGDGVAVLRFQNEIFKDTTEQPLVHPGSAPAAVDSASAVRRLQFNLDGELKNGITKAKENFDSAISKLTIDAMEFKKGGKEQLKKNKLSPDAIVQLAFQMGFLRQYGQTVATYESCSTAAFRHGRTETIRPATIHTKQCSHAFVCQPGKHSVEQLKAMLHECSKYHGQLTKEAAMGQGFDRHLFAMRYLANTKGQALHSLYADPAYSAINHNILSTSTLTSPAVNLGGFAPVVPDGFGVGYGVHDDWIGCNVSTYPARNVHEFLQCVHKSLEDIFAVLEGKQLS, from the exons ATGTCGAAACTGCTCTCAATGCAACGCGTCGCCTCTCTGAGGAAACCTGGAGCTCTGATTCATTTAAGAGCGACTGCTTTGGGGATCGATAAGCGGAACTACAGCAGCAAAACAGACTCTTCATCCGAGTATTTGCACCGAAGCGTCGTTCCATCGATGCATTACCAGAAGAGTTTACCCAG GTTACCCGTACCAAAACTGGAGGATACTATCAGGAGGTATTTAGCTGCTCAGAGGCCGCTTTTGGATGATGAGCAGTTCAG AACAACAGAGAAACTTGCAGAGGATTTCCAGAATGGTGTGGGGAAACAGCTGCATGAGGAACTGGTAGCTCAGGACAAAAACAATAAGCACACAAGCTACATCTCAG CGCCATGGTTTGATATGTATCTTTCTGCACGTGACTCTGTGGTGCTGAACTTCAACCCCTTCATGTCCTTCAACCCCGACCCTAAGACCGAGTACAATGACCAGCTTGTGCGGGCGACCAACATGGTGTGTTCAGCAGTGCGTTTCATGAAAACTCTGCGAGCTGGAGTGCTGGAGCCAGAGGTTTTCCACCTTAACCCGGCAAAGAGCGACACAGACGGCTTCAAAAATCTCATCCGCTGGGTCCCGTCCTCGCTGTCTTGGTATGGAGCCTACATGGTGAATGCTTACCCCCTGGACATGTCTCAGTACTTTCGCCTCTTCAACTCAACTCGAATTCCCAAGCGCGGGCGAGATGAACTGTTCACCGATGAGAAAGGCCGACATCTCCTGGTTATGAGGAAAGGcaacatgtatgtgtttgacATAGTGGACAGGGATGGGAATCTGGTGAAGCCTGCAGAGATCCAGTCCCACTTGAAGCACATTTTGTCCGACCCGACGCCAGCGCCTGCCTTCCCTCTCGGGGTGCTGACCAGTGAGAACAGGGATGTGTGGGCCGGGCTGAGGGACAAGCTGTTAGCGGCTGGAAACGCAGAGGATTTACGGATGGTGGACAGTGCacttttctgtctctgcctgGATGATGAGAACATGAAGGACCATATTCACATCTCCCACAACATGCTGCACGGCGACGGCTGCAACCGCTGGTACGACAAGTCCTTCAGCATCATTCTAGCTAAAGACGGACAGGCAGCCATCAATTTTGAGCACTCCTGGGGCGATGGTGTAGCTGTGCTCCGCTTTCAGAATGAGATCTTCAAAGACACAACGGAGCAACCGCTGGTACACCCGGGTTCTGCTCCCGCCGCTGTGGATTCAGCCTCTGCTGTGCGCAGACTGCAGTTCAACCTGGACGGCGAGCTGAAGAATGGCATCACAAAAGCCAAAGAGAACTTTGACTCGGCTATATCAAAACTGACCATTGATGCTATGGAGTTCAAGAAGGGTGGGAAAGAGCAGTTAAAGAAGAACAAGTTGAGTCCAGATGCTATAGTGCAGCTGGCTTTTCAAATGGGCTTCCTGAGGCAGTATGGACAGACAGTAGCCACGTACGAGTCGTGTAGCACTGCAGCGTTCAGGCACGGCCGCACAGAAACCATCCGTCCAGCCACCATACACACTAAACAGTGTTCACACGCCTTCGTCTGCCAGCCAGGGAAACACAGTGTGGAGCAACTGAAGGCCATGCTCCATGAATGCTCGAAATATCACGGGCAGCTCACCAAGGAGGCAGCTATGG GTCAAGGTTTTGACCGTCACCTGTTTGCCATGCGATATCTGGCCAACACAAAGGGTCAGGCTCTGCACAGTCTGTACGCTGACCCCGCTTACTCTGCCATCAACCACAACATCCTCTCCACTAGCACCCTCACCAGTCCAGCTGTGAACCTTGGTGGCTTTGCCCCGGTGGTGCCAGACGGGTTTGGCGTTGGCTACGGTGTTCACGACGACTGGATCGGCTGTAATGTGTCCACCTACCCAGCTCGCAATGTCCACGAATTCCTGCAGTGTGTCCATAAATCTTTAGAGGACATTTTTGCTGTCCTGGAAGGAAAACAACTCAGTTAA